A single genomic interval of Bos indicus isolate NIAB-ARS_2022 breed Sahiwal x Tharparkar chromosome 5, NIAB-ARS_B.indTharparkar_mat_pri_1.0, whole genome shotgun sequence harbors:
- the CSAD gene encoding cysteine sulfinic acid decarboxylase isoform X3, with the protein MPWPGALSQRASTPASGSISNMYAVNLARYQRYPDCKQRGLRALPPLALFTSKECHYSIKKGAAFLGLGTDSVRVVKADERGKMIPEDLERQISLAKAEGAVPFLVSATSGTTVLGAFDPLEAIADVCQHHGLWLHVDAAWGGSVLLSQTHRHLLAGIQRADSVAWNPHKLLSTGLQCSALLLRDTSNLLKRCHGSQASYLFQQDKFYDVALDTGDKVVQCGRRVDCLKLWLMWKAQGEQGLQRRVDQAFALARYLVEELKKREGFELVMEPEFVNVCFWFVPPSLRGKKGSPDYSERLSKVAPILKERMVRKGSMMIGYQPHGTRSNFFRMVVANPALTRADMDFLLNELERLGQDL; encoded by the exons ATGCCCTGGCCGGGCGCATTGTCACAGAGAGCCTCAACACCAGCCA GTGGCTCCATCTCCAACATGTATGCAGTGAACCTGGCCCGCTATCAGCGATACCCAGACTGCAAACAGAGGGGCCTCCGGGCACTGCCGCCCCTGGCCCTCTTCACATCGAAAGAG TGTCATTACTCCATCAAGAAAGGAGCCGCTTTTCTGGGACTTGGCACCGACAGTGTCCGAGTGGTCAAGGCAGATGAGAG aGGGAAAATGATCCCTGAGGATCTGGAGAGGCAGATCAGCTTGGCTAAGGCCGAG GGTGCCGTGCCATTCCTGGTCAGTGCCACCTCTGGTACTACAGTGCTGGGGGCCTTTGACCCCCTGGAGGCAATCGCAGATGTGTGCCAGCATCACGGGCTGTGGCTGCATGTGGAC GCTGCCTGGGGTGGAAGCGTCCTGCTGTCACAGACACATAGACATCTCCTGGCTGGGATCCAGAG GGCTGACTCCGTGGCCTGGAATCCCCACAAGCTCCTCTCCACAGGCCTGCAGTGCTCAGCTCTTCTTCTCCGGGACACCTCG AACCTGCTCAAGCGCTGTCACGGGTCCCAGGCCAGCTACCTCTTCCAGCAGGACAAGTTCTACGATGTGGCTCTGGACACGGGAGACAAGGTGGTGCAGTGTGGCCGGCGTGTGGACTGTCTGAAGCTGTGGCTCATGTGGAAGGCACAgggcgagcaggggctgcagCGCCGTGTGGACCAGGCCTTTGCCCTTGCCCG GTACCTGGTGGAGGAGCTGAAGAAGCGGGAGGGATTTGAGTTGGTCATGGAG CCTGAATTTGTCAATGTGTGTTTCTGGTTCGTGCCCCCGAGTCTGCGCGGGAAGAAGGGGAGTCCAGATTACAGTGAAAGGCTGTCTAAG GTAGCCCCAATCCTCAAGGAGCGCATGGTGAGGAAGGGTTCCATGATGATTGGCTACCAGCCCCATGGTACCCGGAGCAACTTCTTTCGCATGGTTGTGGCCAACCCTGCACTGACACGGGCTGATATGGACTTCCTGCTGAACGAGCTGGAACGGCTGGGCCAGGATCTCTGA
- the ZNF740 gene encoding zinc finger protein 740 isoform X2 yields MKEASLLACEGLAGVSLVPTAASKKMMLSQIASKQAENGERAGSPDVLRCSSQGHRKDSDKSRSRKDDDSLAEASHSKKTVKKVVVVEQNGSFQVKIPKNFVCEHCFGAFRSSYHLKRHILIHTGEKPFECDICDMRFIQKYHLERHKRVHSGEKPYQCERCHQCFSRTDRLLRHKRMCQGCQSKTSDGQFSL; encoded by the exons ATGAAGGAG GCAAGTCTCCTGGCTTGTGAAGGCCTAGCAGGTGTGAGTTTGGTTCCCACTGCAGCCAGCAAGAAGATGATGCTGAGCCAGATTGCCAGCAAGCAGGCCGAGAATGGAGAGCGGGCAGGTAGCCCTGATGTGCTGAGGTGCTCGAGTCAG GGCCACCGAAAAGACAGTGATAAATCCCGGAGCCGCAAAGACGATGACAGCTTGGCTGAGGCCTCTCATTCAAAAAAGACTGTTAAAAAG gtggtggtagtggaacaaaatggttCTTTTCAAGTAAAGATTCccaaaaattttgtttgtgaACACTGCTTTGGAGCCTTTAGGAGCAGTTATCACCTCAAGAGGCACATCCTTATTCATACCG GTGAGAAGCCATTTGAGTGTGACATATGTGATATGCGTTTCATCCAGAAGTACCACCTGGAGCGTCACAAGCGTGTACACAGTGGGGAAAAGCCCTACCAGTGTGAACGGTGTCACCAG TGTTTTTCTCGGACAGATCGATTACTCAGACACAAACGGATGTGCCAAGGGTGCCAGTCCAAGACTTCCGACGGGCAGTTTTCTCTCTAG
- the CSAD gene encoding cysteine sulfinic acid decarboxylase isoform X2, with translation MEEEVLKKLRALVGWSSGDGVFCPGGSISNMYAVNLARYQRYPDCKQRGLRALPPLALFTSKECHYSIKKGAAFLGLGTDSVRVVKADERGKMIPEDLERQISLAKAEGAVPFLVSATSGTTVLGAFDPLEAIADVCQHHGLWLHVDAAWGGSVLLSQTHRHLLAGIQRADSVAWNPHKLLSTGLQCSALLLRDTSNLLKRCHGSQASYLFQQDKFYDVALDTGDKVVQCGRRVDCLKLWLMWKAQGEQGLQRRVDQAFALARYLVEELKKREGFELVMEPEFVNVCFWFVPPSLRGKKGSPDYSERLSKVAPILKERMVRKGSMMIGYQPHGTRSNFFRMVVANPALTRADMDFLLNELERLGQDL, from the exons ATGGAGGAGGAGGTGCTGAAGAAACTCCGGGCCCTGGTGGGCTGGAGCTCTGGGGATGGGGTCTTCTGCCCTG GTGGCTCCATCTCCAACATGTATGCAGTGAACCTGGCCCGCTATCAGCGATACCCAGACTGCAAACAGAGGGGCCTCCGGGCACTGCCGCCCCTGGCCCTCTTCACATCGAAAGAG TGTCATTACTCCATCAAGAAAGGAGCCGCTTTTCTGGGACTTGGCACCGACAGTGTCCGAGTGGTCAAGGCAGATGAGAG aGGGAAAATGATCCCTGAGGATCTGGAGAGGCAGATCAGCTTGGCTAAGGCCGAG GGTGCCGTGCCATTCCTGGTCAGTGCCACCTCTGGTACTACAGTGCTGGGGGCCTTTGACCCCCTGGAGGCAATCGCAGATGTGTGCCAGCATCACGGGCTGTGGCTGCATGTGGAC GCTGCCTGGGGTGGAAGCGTCCTGCTGTCACAGACACATAGACATCTCCTGGCTGGGATCCAGAG GGCTGACTCCGTGGCCTGGAATCCCCACAAGCTCCTCTCCACAGGCCTGCAGTGCTCAGCTCTTCTTCTCCGGGACACCTCG AACCTGCTCAAGCGCTGTCACGGGTCCCAGGCCAGCTACCTCTTCCAGCAGGACAAGTTCTACGATGTGGCTCTGGACACGGGAGACAAGGTGGTGCAGTGTGGCCGGCGTGTGGACTGTCTGAAGCTGTGGCTCATGTGGAAGGCACAgggcgagcaggggctgcagCGCCGTGTGGACCAGGCCTTTGCCCTTGCCCG GTACCTGGTGGAGGAGCTGAAGAAGCGGGAGGGATTTGAGTTGGTCATGGAG CCTGAATTTGTCAATGTGTGTTTCTGGTTCGTGCCCCCGAGTCTGCGCGGGAAGAAGGGGAGTCCAGATTACAGTGAAAGGCTGTCTAAG GTAGCCCCAATCCTCAAGGAGCGCATGGTGAGGAAGGGTTCCATGATGATTGGCTACCAGCCCCATGGTACCCGGAGCAACTTCTTTCGCATGGTTGTGGCCAACCCTGCACTGACACGGGCTGATATGGACTTCCTGCTGAACGAGCTGGAACGGCTGGGCCAGGATCTCTGA
- the CSAD gene encoding cysteine sulfinic acid decarboxylase isoform X1, protein MADSQPLLSLDGDPVAAEALLQDVFGIVVDEVIRKGTSASEKVCEWKEPEELKQLLDLELRHEGESQEQILEHCRAVIRYSVKTCHPRFFNQLFSGLDPHALAGRIVTESLNTSQYTYEIAPVFVLMEEEVLKKLRALVGWSSGDGVFCPGGSISNMYAVNLARYQRYPDCKQRGLRALPPLALFTSKECHYSIKKGAAFLGLGTDSVRVVKADERGKMIPEDLERQISLAKAEGAVPFLVSATSGTTVLGAFDPLEAIADVCQHHGLWLHVDAAWGGSVLLSQTHRHLLAGIQRADSVAWNPHKLLSTGLQCSALLLRDTSNLLKRCHGSQASYLFQQDKFYDVALDTGDKVVQCGRRVDCLKLWLMWKAQGEQGLQRRVDQAFALARYLVEELKKREGFELVMEPEFVNVCFWFVPPSLRGKKGSPDYSERLSKVAPILKERMVRKGSMMIGYQPHGTRSNFFRMVVANPALTRADMDFLLNELERLGQDL, encoded by the exons ATGGCTGACTCTCAACCTCTCCTCTCCCTTGATGGGGACCCTGTGGCTGCAGAAGCCTTGCTCCAGGACGTGTTTGGGATTGTGGTGGATGAGGTCATTCGAAAAGGGACCAGTGCCTCCGAGAAG GTCTGTGAGTGGAAGGAGCCCGAGGAGCTGAAGCAACTGCTAGACTTGGAGCTGCGGCACGAGGGCGAGTCACAGGAGCAGATCCTGGAGCACTGCCGGGCCGTGATCCGCTATAGCGTGAAGACCT GTCACCCTCGTTTCTTCAACCAGCTCTTCTCAGGGTTGGATCCCCATGCCCTGGCCGGGCGCATTGTCACAGAGAGCCTCAACACCAGCCA GTACACGTACGAAATCGCCCCTGTGTTTGTCCTCATGGAGGAGGAGGTGCTGAAGAAACTCCGGGCCCTGGTGGGCTGGAGCTCTGGGGATGGGGTCTTCTGCCCTG GTGGCTCCATCTCCAACATGTATGCAGTGAACCTGGCCCGCTATCAGCGATACCCAGACTGCAAACAGAGGGGCCTCCGGGCACTGCCGCCCCTGGCCCTCTTCACATCGAAAGAG TGTCATTACTCCATCAAGAAAGGAGCCGCTTTTCTGGGACTTGGCACCGACAGTGTCCGAGTGGTCAAGGCAGATGAGAG aGGGAAAATGATCCCTGAGGATCTGGAGAGGCAGATCAGCTTGGCTAAGGCCGAG GGTGCCGTGCCATTCCTGGTCAGTGCCACCTCTGGTACTACAGTGCTGGGGGCCTTTGACCCCCTGGAGGCAATCGCAGATGTGTGCCAGCATCACGGGCTGTGGCTGCATGTGGAC GCTGCCTGGGGTGGAAGCGTCCTGCTGTCACAGACACATAGACATCTCCTGGCTGGGATCCAGAG GGCTGACTCCGTGGCCTGGAATCCCCACAAGCTCCTCTCCACAGGCCTGCAGTGCTCAGCTCTTCTTCTCCGGGACACCTCG AACCTGCTCAAGCGCTGTCACGGGTCCCAGGCCAGCTACCTCTTCCAGCAGGACAAGTTCTACGATGTGGCTCTGGACACGGGAGACAAGGTGGTGCAGTGTGGCCGGCGTGTGGACTGTCTGAAGCTGTGGCTCATGTGGAAGGCACAgggcgagcaggggctgcagCGCCGTGTGGACCAGGCCTTTGCCCTTGCCCG GTACCTGGTGGAGGAGCTGAAGAAGCGGGAGGGATTTGAGTTGGTCATGGAG CCTGAATTTGTCAATGTGTGTTTCTGGTTCGTGCCCCCGAGTCTGCGCGGGAAGAAGGGGAGTCCAGATTACAGTGAAAGGCTGTCTAAG GTAGCCCCAATCCTCAAGGAGCGCATGGTGAGGAAGGGTTCCATGATGATTGGCTACCAGCCCCATGGTACCCGGAGCAACTTCTTTCGCATGGTTGTGGCCAACCCTGCACTGACACGGGCTGATATGGACTTCCTGCTGAACGAGCTGGAACGGCTGGGCCAGGATCTCTGA
- the ZNF740 gene encoding zinc finger protein 740 isoform X1, producing MAQASLLACEGLAGVSLVPTAASKKMMLSQIASKQAENGERAGSPDVLRCSSQGHRKDSDKSRSRKDDDSLAEASHSKKTVKKVVVVEQNGSFQVKIPKNFVCEHCFGAFRSSYHLKRHILIHTGEKPFECDICDMRFIQKYHLERHKRVHSGEKPYQCERCHQCFSRTDRLLRHKRMCQGCQSKTSDGQFSL from the exons ATGGCTCAG GCAAGTCTCCTGGCTTGTGAAGGCCTAGCAGGTGTGAGTTTGGTTCCCACTGCAGCCAGCAAGAAGATGATGCTGAGCCAGATTGCCAGCAAGCAGGCCGAGAATGGAGAGCGGGCAGGTAGCCCTGATGTGCTGAGGTGCTCGAGTCAG GGCCACCGAAAAGACAGTGATAAATCCCGGAGCCGCAAAGACGATGACAGCTTGGCTGAGGCCTCTCATTCAAAAAAGACTGTTAAAAAG gtggtggtagtggaacaaaatggttCTTTTCAAGTAAAGATTCccaaaaattttgtttgtgaACACTGCTTTGGAGCCTTTAGGAGCAGTTATCACCTCAAGAGGCACATCCTTATTCATACCG GTGAGAAGCCATTTGAGTGTGACATATGTGATATGCGTTTCATCCAGAAGTACCACCTGGAGCGTCACAAGCGTGTACACAGTGGGGAAAAGCCCTACCAGTGTGAACGGTGTCACCAG TGTTTTTCTCGGACAGATCGATTACTCAGACACAAACGGATGTGCCAAGGGTGCCAGTCCAAGACTTCCGACGGGCAGTTTTCTCTCTAG
- the ZNF740 gene encoding zinc finger protein 740 isoform X3 produces MMLSQIASKQAENGERAGSPDVLRCSSQGHRKDSDKSRSRKDDDSLAEASHSKKTVKKVVVVEQNGSFQVKIPKNFVCEHCFGAFRSSYHLKRHILIHTGEKPFECDICDMRFIQKYHLERHKRVHSGEKPYQCERCHQCFSRTDRLLRHKRMCQGCQSKTSDGQFSL; encoded by the exons ATGATGCTGAGCCAGATTGCCAGCAAGCAGGCCGAGAATGGAGAGCGGGCAGGTAGCCCTGATGTGCTGAGGTGCTCGAGTCAG GGCCACCGAAAAGACAGTGATAAATCCCGGAGCCGCAAAGACGATGACAGCTTGGCTGAGGCCTCTCATTCAAAAAAGACTGTTAAAAAG gtggtggtagtggaacaaaatggttCTTTTCAAGTAAAGATTCccaaaaattttgtttgtgaACACTGCTTTGGAGCCTTTAGGAGCAGTTATCACCTCAAGAGGCACATCCTTATTCATACCG GTGAGAAGCCATTTGAGTGTGACATATGTGATATGCGTTTCATCCAGAAGTACCACCTGGAGCGTCACAAGCGTGTACACAGTGGGGAAAAGCCCTACCAGTGTGAACGGTGTCACCAG TGTTTTTCTCGGACAGATCGATTACTCAGACACAAACGGATGTGCCAAGGGTGCCAGTCCAAGACTTCCGACGGGCAGTTTTCTCTCTAG